The genomic window CCGGGTGGTCCTCCCGGCGGCGGTCCCCAACCTGGTGGTGGCATCTTCTCTCTTTTAAATAAGTCGCTCTATGGACCTGTATCTCGAGATGCAATTAAGCTAGTAATATGATGAGAAACAATAGTAGTGTCccatatttatattaaaaaaggaaaagagagctTAAGGGATAAGGAGTGTTGAAATCTCAAGAACAACCTTGGACTAGTAAGTAGAAAAAGTCAAGCATAATACTTCTTTTGTaatagattttaattaatttcccgTTTGGTGCTGTGATGCAACCCGCTTGtcattaaatttaaagttttattttatttcaatttttttttaatatttttgggtcgttttaatatactaatattaaaataaattttaaaaactaaaaaaaaaaattattttaatatttttctaaataaaaaaacctttaaaaaacaaacttcacTGTAATTTCAAATACCGTCCGACAACTTTAATGTTATCCTACCAGTGAGTTTCCTCGCAAACCTAACGTTCAAACCACCAAACtgtcaagaatatatatatgcatgcatgcttTCTCATCAACTTCACTCTACACATGGTTACATGGAAGGAGATATTTAGTTCATCAACTTCACTATTCACAGGGTTGATGTCCTACTAGTCGCTTTCCTAAGCTTAGCACATTGATAGATAATTGTATTAATTTCTCGAGCTATTTTTTAACAAGattgttttacaaaaattagttaaaaaacactttgataaataaaattttatgtctCATTATACAAAAATATCGTGCAATAATGACCATACTGTACGAAGTATGTGGAgggaaatcaaattttaatcgAGCTGTTTAGCAAGGCGCCTGTCTACAGGGACAgagcagattttttttttctttttagaggtGGTCAAGATTAGAAATTGTTTTCAAGgaaaacttgaattttattagttttgacccaaaattttttaattattcaaggTAAGGAATTTTGCCAGCTTCCACCTTGCTATATCTTAGCCAATCTAGATTTCGTGTTTGTTTAGAAGTCTAgtaaatattgtattttaaagttttttttatttagaaatgtatcgaaataatatatatattttttattttttaaaatatatttttgattttaggatatcaaaacgatccaaaaattactaaattattttttaaaaaatgacgcAACGACGTTTAACTGATTTAACCTGAACGTGAAATTAACATGCCCCTTCGTAGAATAGGGTTATTAAAGAGTTATACTATTAATTTCATAAGCAAGCATCTTACTACTAGGTTTAACTAAAATCAAGAGTGGTAAGAGATTATGGCTGGAAATTGGGTGACAAGAAGGCAACATTTAGTCACTTTAAAGATATTTAACTCAATCATTTAGGTGCTGGTCAAGTGGTAAAAGCTTagaatcaagaggtttgcttcctctgtggttttaagttcgagccttgtggttgctcatatgatggccactagaggtttacatggtcgttaacttcagggcctgtaggattagttgaggtgcacgcaagctggtctggacatccacgttaaacttaaaaaaaaaaaaaattaactcgcaCAATCCATTCGTGTGAAATTTGTTTCCAAACTTAGCTGAAACTAATGATGTCAGGGTTTAAGACTTTTGCTTCTGACAGCAATCTACTCCACTGCACTCCACCTTGAAACACCGCCAGCATACAAATGTTGACGTGACGGATCCGGCTTCCCCCCTTTTGCCGACACAACATATTTTCTTAAAGAACAATTTATTTCATagtcacttgttttttttttgttctttagaTTTTTTCCCCGCTTACTCTTCTGATCAGTAAGATTGAAGCACCCTGTGGTTGATTGATCAATGAAACATCGGGCatgcaatttcttcttctctctctctctcgtctcTCGAGAAGGATGAAACACAGAAACATTTGAAGTGTTAGTTTGCTAAATCAATGGCTACCATATCTGCACTAACGACTGAGCTTTCAACAATATAGCATGCTCACAACTTTGAGAAGAAACAGATATTACTGCAAGACTGTAGCGGACATGGATGGGGATATCAGAAAGATGCTAGCAAGATCGAAATATAAGAATTCCCTATGAAAAAGGGCTGAAGAATTGGAAAGAAAGCCCTACAAAGTACAAACAGTGATGGTAGACCAAACATTTGGTGCAGCTAGTCATGGACCAAATGGTTCGGGTGGTCCAGGTGGACCGAATGGACCTCCAAAGCAGTCTTGTGCTAGCCAGCAACAGCACAAGAAGCTCAGGCTGCAAAGCACATAACAATTAattagagaaggaaaaaaaaaaagaagttaaaaccagcattttaagcattttttttgtAACCCAACCCGACTCGGGTTGACTCGTGATCCGTACGACTCAAGACCTACTTTGAGCcgagtttcaataaaaataaagggacAACTGATCCAGTGTGATCCAATAAAAAACCTGGGTTAATTTGTAACTAGTTAGCATGGAAAAACCCAATCAATACCCGTtgactcttttcttttcaatttttttaaataatgcattttatttttttataaaataaaaattaaattaacttaaattaactCGGATGAACTCTCCTAACCGTAAACCAGAACTTTCCCTAGCTATGATTTCAGGGCTTAAAGCAGTCTGGCATTTCCtggaaataaagtttttttgcAACATACTAAGAAGTTACAATGTCACAAAAGCCACCGAAAAAACCTGGTGGTGCCGGACCCCATCCCGGTGGCTGCCAATCTTATAGTACCCCCCTCATCAATTCCGGTTTCTGGAGCATCTACAGCTGAATCAACTGTGACAACACGAAGCACCAAGAatgcaaattataattattgctCAAAGCTCCAGCTGAAGCAATAGATAGGAGGATGAAACTAAGACATATTTTAACCGTAAAGAACATGAGGCATAAAAAGTTGCCTGCCTTGGAGCTGGATCTCTATCAAAGAGATATATGAATATTTCTCAACAGAGACCAACTAGATCGGCACTGATAACAGCATTTGACTCGAGCGCCAAGCCTTTTATAATTGCAGAGAACAGATCTTTAGAAATAAACTCTTAAGATTGCTACAAGAATCACACTAGCACAGAAGGATGAAACTGTTGTCACTGCTTCACCATCTGTCCATGTGAAAGCTTCTAAACAAATCAGAAATGCCAGAACAGCCAAGCTGTTCTGCTTCAAAAGAAAACTGTAAATTGGAAGAACAAGTAGGGCTTggggaagaaaataaaaatacaacaaagagcatttcaaaaaatcaacataagCCTATTCTTATGTGCACATACTTGACCATAGAGTTTGATGCAAATGCACCAATTCCTTTAGAGAATACGCGTCCATACAGCTAGCTAGCATTGGCAGATTGTTCTAATGAACGAAGCCCGTTATTTAGTCCAGGTGAAGCTACTGTAGAGAGAAGCAGGCACATCTCAGTACTGAGTTAGGTCTCGAAGCCGTTTTTCTTCCATTACTTCATCTCACAAGTCTGCCCCAGCAAGGATGCCAAGGAAATCTGGGACCTTGGCTTTACCCTCATTCAAGAGACTGGACCAAGAAAAGGTAAGAGCTTGCTGTGCATGGATAAATAATGGATGCAAGACATTTTCCAGCCAGGCCTCCCACATTTCCATAAGACAACGTTTAACCAAAGGTATTAAAGCTGAAAGAACAAGCTGCCTTCCATGTCTGAACTCCATTGACTGTATATTCTCCATTAGCGTGCCACACCAACAGAATGAACATCCGAACATTTATAAAACGTATCACCAATGATCATTGAGAGGTCCAAGTGAACCAGAAAATAGATAGTGCGTAGTCCACCACTTGTGCAAAAAGAAACTGTCTTAACTCACCAAATGCTTGAACTTAGCATGGTGGATCCGATCATGCAACAAATCATCctatgatattataaaattttattgtaagAAAATGTTGTGAAATCAATATTAGAACTTATTTAACAGCTTAGTACAAGCCTCTTTGATCATAGTATTTAACAACTCAATTattgacaactttttttttaaaaattaaattaagtttgaCACAGTGGGTAAAATGATctctcttaaaatatttaagaaatatttttttttattttttatatatttttgacaaaTGGGGTCTtgagtaatatttattttgtacttgaagctttttattaagttgagataattttcattttataaaatataattgataaatatatattatttattcttgagattttttgttAAGTGTGGTCTTGAATCATTTTTCAAAGCTCTTAGCTTAAACCGGTTCTAATTCAACACAACGCAGACATAGACTAGTGTTTTGTTCAAGGTTAAGGTTCAAGTTCAATGGCTTTCCTTGATGatacatgtaaaataatataaaacaagaatCATAAAGCTTTCAATGGTGATTCCTCTTTTAAAACCAAGTTTGTGTTGAGCTCGAGGAGAGCTTCAGGAACCATTGAAAGAGTATGTTTACGAAACATGGAAGAGAGAAAACTCGAAAAGTGTTGGgtgcttattttttaatgtttagagGTCGTTTGGTTTcttagatttctttttaaacGGAGTTAATTCAATATAGACTAAGCTTTAAAAAACTAAGTGAAAATTAACTTGGTTAAACTTGAGGATCATCGAATCAACCAACGATTTGGTttgcctttttaattattattttttaaaatgacatttaactttttttaaaaaataaatataaaataacatcatttgaTCCGGGCCTTGGAAATGGTTTTCATCAGCAATCAAAATGCCACAGCAACCTTTCACCTTCACGCCATaaaagtagagagagagagaaggaagaagatAATGTCACCAAAATATTAA from Populus trichocarpa isolate Nisqually-1 chromosome 5, P.trichocarpa_v4.1, whole genome shotgun sequence includes these protein-coding regions:
- the LOC127905329 gene encoding protein HASTY 1-like gives rise to the protein MENIQSMEFRHGRQLVLSALIPLVKRCLMEMWEAWLENVLHPLFIHAQQALTFSWSSLLNEGKAKVPDFLGILAGADFFLLKQNSLAVLAFLICLEAFTWTDGEAVTTVSSFCAIDSAVDAPETGIDEGGTIRLAATGMGSGTTRKCQTALSPEIIARESSGLRLGEFIRVNLS